Proteins from a genomic interval of Bacillota bacterium:
- a CDS encoding aspartyl-phosphate phosphatase Spo0E family protein, which produces MKRCDGALSFRLFADIEKKRKELYSMKEKSTFTDRGMLGTSRELDLLIGKYYVQKKGRK; this is translated from the coding sequence ATGAAAAGGTGTGATGGAGCCTTGTCCTTCAGATTGTTTGCCGACATCGAAAAGAAGAGGAAAGAATTGTACAGTATGAAGGAAAAAAGTACCTTTACGGATCGGGGTATGCTGGGAACAAGCAGGGAATTGGACCTTCTGATCGGGAAGTATTACGTGCAAAAGAAGGGCAGGAAGTAA
- a CDS encoding helix-turn-helix transcriptional regulator: MLATLGKRLKSLRENKGLTQRELAELVNLSQQTIGHYEVGRAKPDIETLQKFADIFNCSVDYILNRSDDPRPPAAPASYLQDAPLTFMVNTEGLDWKELERIINRAINKALDERWKKQS; encoded by the coding sequence GTGCTTGCTACGCTTGGGAAACGTTTAAAATCACTTAGAGAAAACAAGGGGTTAACGCAAAGAGAGTTGGCAGAGTTGGTAAATCTGTCTCAGCAAACCATTGGTCATTACGAGGTTGGCCGTGCAAAACCTGATATCGAAACCTTGCAAAAATTTGCCGACATTTTCAACTGCTCGGTTGACTATATTCTCAACCGTAGCGATGACCCCCGCCCCCCCGCCGCTCCCGCCTCCTACCTCCAGGACGCACCCCTCACCTTCATGGTCAACACGGAAGGCCTGGACTGGAAAGAGTTGGAGAGAATCATAAACAGGGCCATAAATAAAGCGTTGGATGAGAGGTGGAAAAAACAAAGTTGA
- a CDS encoding N-acetylmuramoyl-L-alanine amidase: MTRKIVLDPGHGGKDPGAVGYLEEKVINLQLGILLRTRLVEDYICEVRLTRENDLSLSLAERAGMANRWGADFFLALHSNAGGGSGYEDFIYSGRVPQETIVARDRIHPFVAGVWTGAGRPDRGKKRANFYLLRETKMAAMLVENGFVDNAEDARLLKDAAFQKALAAGMARGIATALGLPKADKTPQKKTFYRVIAGSFMERKNAERRQAELNRAGFDSFIDIYRF, translated from the coding sequence ATGACCAGGAAAATCGTTTTGGATCCGGGACATGGGGGGAAGGATCCCGGGGCAGTGGGGTATCTGGAGGAGAAGGTTATCAATTTGCAACTGGGAATTCTGTTGAGAACCAGGCTGGTTGAAGATTACATCTGCGAGGTGCGTCTTACCAGGGAAAACGACTTGAGTCTTTCGCTTGCGGAAAGGGCCGGGATGGCCAACCGCTGGGGAGCGGATTTTTTTCTGGCGTTACATTCCAACGCCGGTGGTGGAAGCGGCTACGAGGATTTTATCTACTCGGGCAGGGTTCCACAGGAAACTATCGTTGCCCGGGACAGGATTCACCCCTTTGTTGCCGGGGTATGGACAGGGGCGGGGCGACCGGATCGGGGGAAAAAAAGAGCCAACTTTTATCTCCTGCGAGAAACAAAGATGGCGGCAATGTTGGTGGAAAATGGTTTTGTGGATAATGCGGAAGATGCACGGCTGCTGAAAGATGCCGCATTTCAGAAGGCTCTGGCAGCCGGAATGGCCCGGGGGATAGCCACGGCCCTCGGTCTGCCCAAAGCGGACAAAACACCGCAGAAAAAAACATTCTATCGCGTTATTGCCGGTTCTTTCATGGAGCGGAAAAACGCCGAACGCCGTCAGGCGGAATTGAACAGGGCTGGATTTGACTCTTTTATTGATATATACAGATTTTGA
- a CDS encoding redox-sensing transcriptional repressor Rex, whose protein sequence is MLRQLPPKWIIKRLPIYLRILDDLKKRDITIISSHQLSRETGFSAEQIRKDLAYYGAFGTRGVGYRTGYLREKLLKITGLEKVRNAVLIGAGHLGIAFARYIITKNPYIDIAGIFDNDPEVIGQTVVGIRIQPMEKIEQTIETRDVKVAIISVPVDVAQEVIDLVVGYGIKAILNFAPLNISVPENVFVHNVDLTNELQSLVYYSTADSRENSNLKK, encoded by the coding sequence ATGCTTCGCCAGTTGCCTCCAAAGTGGATCATAAAAAGACTACCCATTTATTTGCGTATCCTCGATGACCTGAAAAAGCGGGATATTACCATTATATCCTCGCATCAACTGAGCCGGGAAACCGGTTTTTCCGCTGAACAGATCAGAAAGGATCTGGCTTATTATGGCGCTTTTGGAACGAGGGGAGTAGGATACAGAACGGGCTATCTGAGGGAAAAATTGTTGAAAATAACCGGTCTGGAAAAAGTAAGAAATGCCGTTTTGATCGGGGCCGGGCATCTGGGAATTGCTTTTGCGAGATATATCATAACAAAAAACCCTTATATCGATATTGCAGGTATCTTCGACAACGACCCTGAAGTAATTGGCCAGACAGTGGTTGGTATCCGCATTCAACCCATGGAAAAGATTGAACAGACCATAGAAACAAGGGATGTCAAAGTGGCTATCATAAGCGTTCCCGTCGATGTCGCCCAGGAGGTAATTGATCTGGTAGTTGGGTATGGAATAAAAGCCATATTGAATTTTGCGCCGTTGAATATCAGTGTGCCGGAGAACGTATTCGTGCATAACGTGGATTTGACCAATGAGTTGCAGAGCCTGGTTTATTACAGCACTGCCGATAGCAGGGAGAACAGTAATTTGAAAAAATAA
- a CDS encoding methyltransferase domain-containing protein, whose translation MVVLKAIEFAKHLVGATLGPGGSAVDATAGNGNDTLLLARIVGREGRVYAFDIQREALNITRSKLVNENLADHVLLINDGHENMDKHVSGRLDAVMFNLGYLPGGNHNLVTRPASTLKAVDISLRLINRGGIITIVSYSGHPGGMEEREQLAGMLENLDQKQYQVLHYSIINQKNHPPRLFAIQKL comes from the coding sequence ATGGTTGTCCTCAAGGCGATCGAATTTGCAAAACATCTTGTTGGGGCGACACTTGGCCCCGGGGGTTCTGCCGTCGATGCTACCGCCGGCAACGGAAATGACACCTTGTTGCTGGCCAGAATAGTGGGCAGGGAAGGCCGCGTCTATGCTTTTGATATACAGAGGGAAGCCCTGAACATTACCAGGAGCAAACTGGTCAATGAAAATCTTGCTGATCACGTGTTGCTGATAAATGATGGGCATGAAAATATGGACAAACATGTCTCCGGACGGCTTGATGCCGTGATGTTCAACCTGGGATATCTCCCCGGTGGCAATCACAATCTGGTTACCAGACCTGCCTCAACATTGAAAGCAGTTGATATATCACTCCGATTGATCAACAGGGGTGGCATCATTACCATAGTGTCCTACAGCGGGCATCCCGGCGGCATGGAGGAAAGAGAGCAGCTGGCCGGGATGCTTGAGAATCTGGACCAGAAGCAATATCAGGTCTTGCATTATTCCATCATCAATCAAAAAAACCATCCTCCCCGGTTGTTTGCCATTCAGAAATTATGA
- a CDS encoding DUF503 domain-containing protein: MIGVCRLEIYIAESTSLKDKRRIVKSLLQRVRQRFNATVNEIGSHDLWQISEIEVATSATDRAGAEKVLQEIIKFAEADGRVEIINYGSCYY; encoded by the coding sequence ATGATCGGGGTTTGCAGACTGGAGATCTATATCGCAGAATCTACTTCACTGAAAGACAAACGAAGGATTGTCAAGAGCCTTTTGCAGCGCGTAAGGCAAAGATTCAATGCTACCGTGAATGAAATCGGCAGCCATGATCTGTGGCAGATTTCGGAAATAGAAGTTGCCACATCGGCAACAGACAGGGCCGGGGCAGAAAAAGTGCTGCAAGAAATCATCAAGTTCGCGGAAGCCGACGGCCGGGTGGAAATAATAAACTACGGGTCATGCTATTATTGA
- a CDS encoding bifunctional nuclease family protein, with amino-acid sequence MIPVKVKEVVLDQSHSPLLLLVDFDEAIVLPVGIGFWEAQAIIMKLQGNLLPRPMTHDLMSSICSHLGASLSKVIINDIKDDTFFAELYFTKDDSEIIVDARPSDAIALALTVGSPIYITDKVAAYTISIDDLVEEKGVFDFEDSDEGGPHLH; translated from the coding sequence ATGATTCCCGTGAAGGTGAAAGAGGTTGTTCTGGATCAGTCGCATAGCCCTCTGCTACTACTGGTAGATTTCGATGAGGCGATTGTTCTGCCCGTGGGAATTGGTTTCTGGGAAGCGCAAGCAATAATTATGAAACTGCAGGGTAATTTGCTGCCCCGCCCCATGACCCACGACCTTATGAGTTCGATCTGTAGCCATCTTGGGGCAAGTTTAAGCAAAGTAATTATTAACGATATAAAAGATGATACATTTTTTGCAGAATTGTATTTCACCAAAGACGACAGTGAGATAATTGTCGATGCTCGTCCAAGTGATGCCATAGCGTTGGCACTGACCGTCGGGTCCCCTATTTATATTACCGATAAAGTTGCCGCTTACACGATCTCGATTGATGATCTGGTAGAGGAAAAGGGCGTTTTTGATTTTGAGGATTCCGATGAGGGCGGTCCACATCTTCATTGA
- a CDS encoding radical SAM protein yields the protein MSDHAHDYEQGPIRPPNEAGSLLIRISRNCPWNRCLFCPVYKFDKFSRRSMEDIKKDIDVIARHVEEAAELLSIDSGGGGQGIAKGVNTIYNQRPELLSVANWLLNAEGTVFLQDADNLVYNGDTLGEIITYIKEKIRGVTRITTYARAKSLAKRSLKELKSIKEAGLTRVHVGLESGCNEVLSFMRKGVTAEEHVEAGRKAREAGLILSEYVILGLGGEKYWMDHALQTAEVLNQIDPDYIRLRTLAVHPFSPLIEALQDGSFTPLADEQVLREERILLEKLEGISSELHSDHILNLLQEVEGVFPEGKKAMLDTIDAYMSLPEEERELFRLGRRTGVFRCLGDRENPLLRRRAEVLLMQVKGKGLSVDEFISDIVTNYL from the coding sequence ATGTCTGATCATGCCCATGATTACGAGCAGGGGCCGATAAGGCCGCCAAACGAAGCAGGAAGTTTGTTGATCCGTATAAGCCGCAATTGCCCCTGGAATCGCTGTTTGTTCTGCCCGGTGTACAAATTCGATAAATTCAGCCGACGTTCCATGGAGGATATAAAAAAAGATATTGATGTCATAGCCAGACACGTTGAAGAGGCTGCTGAACTGCTGTCAATAGATAGCGGCGGCGGGGGGCAAGGTATAGCAAAGGGAGTAAACACCATCTACAATCAGCGGCCGGAACTGTTGTCCGTGGCCAACTGGCTGTTGAATGCAGAAGGAACCGTGTTTCTGCAGGATGCCGATAACCTGGTGTACAATGGCGATACTCTCGGTGAGATAATTACATATATCAAGGAAAAAATCAGAGGTGTCACGAGGATAACAACCTATGCCCGCGCCAAGTCTCTGGCGAAAAGAAGCCTGAAAGAATTGAAATCAATAAAGGAGGCCGGATTGACACGAGTCCATGTGGGGCTCGAGTCGGGTTGCAACGAGGTCCTGAGCTTCATGAGAAAAGGGGTAACAGCCGAGGAACATGTGGAGGCAGGACGGAAAGCCAGGGAAGCCGGGTTGATTCTCAGTGAATATGTTATTTTGGGCCTGGGGGGAGAAAAATACTGGATGGATCATGCTCTGCAAACAGCGGAAGTGTTGAACCAGATTGATCCCGATTATATCAGGCTGCGCACGCTGGCCGTTCACCCCTTTTCGCCCTTGATAGAAGCGTTGCAGGATGGTTCATTTACCCCATTGGCGGATGAACAGGTTTTGCGTGAAGAAAGAATATTGCTGGAAAAACTGGAAGGCATCAGCAGTGAATTGCACAGTGATCATATCCTCAACCTCTTGCAGGAAGTCGAAGGGGTGTTTCCGGAGGGTAAAAAGGCCATGCTAGATACGATAGATGCTTACATGTCCCTCCCGGAAGAAGAAAGAGAGCTGTTCCGCCTGGGGCGTCGGACGGGGGTGTTCCGCTGCCTCGGAGACAGGGAAAATCCATTACTGAGGAGAAGAGCAGAAGTGTTGCTCATGCAAGTCAAGGGGAAAGGCCTATCTGTGGATGAGTTTATCAGCGATATTGTCACCAACTATCTCTGA
- a CDS encoding cell division protein FtsA, with product MPEKPYVINPDHIIFALDIGTRTVVGLVCYPEEDNLRILGIELQEHPERDMLDGQIHNIAGVAETAKQVKERLEKKLQVELNRVSVSVAGRTLTTLQKKAGKILPPEHRILPEEILSLELEAVKKAQDDLSNNSVESPHYCVGYTTVQYLLDGYPISNLVSQKGQKMETDVLATFLPNAVVDSLLTVIEMIGLSLHSLTLEPIAAMHALIPPEYRLLNIALLDIGAGTSDIAITNDGSIIAYAMVPMAGDEITEKLSAHYLLDFQSAEKLKLQASSPKEQYSFRDIIGNTIRATHEEIVQVIEPVVDEITEQIYRAVLKYNKKEPSALFCIGGGSKTPMLREKFAEKFGLPRERVAIRDFGSLKNIVYSGEKLKGPECITPMGIALSSRGKKYFGFSYVTVNGKVVRLLETEATSIGRVLIVAGYSPRSLIALRGASKTILVGGREKIYPGKPGKNAIIRLNGEPASLDAIVQSNDEIMVEPATPGEEAVITMQDVINHDHYYVFVKQNKIKIRPHVTVNGELADKHRELADGDVIEIEGFGTLADLKNRMDAGIPTPTEEITINGKPANDKYRIKPLDRIDWNQRKTTPPSRL from the coding sequence ATGCCGGAGAAACCTTACGTCATCAACCCCGACCATATCATTTTTGCGCTGGACATCGGAACCCGTACCGTGGTAGGGCTGGTCTGCTATCCCGAGGAAGACAACCTGCGCATACTGGGCATCGAGCTTCAGGAACATCCCGAAAGAGACATGCTCGATGGCCAGATACACAACATTGCGGGGGTAGCCGAAACCGCCAAACAGGTCAAAGAACGGCTGGAAAAGAAACTGCAGGTGGAATTGAACCGGGTTTCAGTTTCTGTCGCCGGAAGAACCTTGACCACATTGCAGAAAAAGGCCGGAAAAATCCTGCCCCCGGAGCACCGTATCCTTCCGGAAGAAATACTGAGCCTGGAGCTGGAAGCAGTCAAAAAAGCGCAGGATGATCTTTCCAACAACAGCGTTGAATCGCCCCATTACTGCGTTGGATACACCACCGTTCAGTACCTTCTTGACGGCTACCCGATCTCGAACCTCGTTTCGCAAAAAGGTCAAAAGATGGAAACGGATGTCCTGGCCACTTTTCTTCCCAATGCGGTCGTCGACAGCCTGCTCACGGTTATCGAAATGATCGGGCTCTCCTTGCACAGCCTTACCCTGGAACCCATTGCCGCCATGCATGCCCTTATCCCCCCCGAATACCGCCTTCTGAATATCGCCCTGCTGGACATCGGGGCCGGCACATCCGACATCGCCATCACAAACGATGGTTCTATAATAGCTTACGCCATGGTACCCATGGCCGGTGATGAAATTACCGAAAAATTGTCCGCGCATTACCTGCTCGACTTTCAAAGCGCTGAAAAACTGAAACTTCAGGCATCCTCCCCCAAAGAACAGTATTCCTTCAGGGATATAATCGGCAACACCATCCGGGCCACCCATGAAGAAATTGTTCAGGTAATAGAACCGGTCGTGGATGAAATTACCGAACAGATATACAGGGCCGTTTTGAAATACAACAAAAAGGAACCGAGTGCCCTCTTCTGTATCGGCGGGGGCAGTAAAACACCCATGCTGCGTGAAAAATTTGCCGAAAAATTTGGTTTGCCCCGGGAAAGAGTTGCCATCCGGGATTTTGGATCCCTGAAAAATATTGTTTACAGCGGTGAAAAATTGAAAGGGCCGGAATGTATTACCCCGATGGGCATAGCCCTCTCGTCCCGGGGAAAAAAATATTTTGGTTTCTCGTATGTGACCGTGAACGGCAAAGTTGTCCGCCTGCTGGAAACAGAGGCAACCTCCATCGGCAGGGTATTGATTGTCGCCGGTTACAGCCCCCGTTCCCTGATCGCCCTGCGCGGTGCATCGAAAACAATACTCGTCGGCGGCCGGGAGAAGATCTATCCGGGCAAACCCGGCAAAAATGCCATCATCAGATTGAATGGCGAACCGGCAAGCCTGGACGCCATCGTTCAGTCCAACGATGAAATCATGGTGGAGCCGGCTACCCCCGGAGAGGAAGCTGTCATCACCATGCAAGATGTCATCAATCACGATCACTATTATGTTTTTGTCAAACAAAATAAAATTAAAATCAGACCCCACGTGACGGTCAATGGAGAACTCGCGGACAAACACCGGGAGTTGGCAGATGGTGATGTGATCGAGATTGAAGGCTTTGGCACGCTGGCCGATCTGAAAAACCGCATGGATGCAGGAATACCCACGCCAACCGAAGAAATAACGATAAACGGAAAACCGGCGAACGATAAATATCGTATCAAGCCGCTTGATCGTATTGACTGGAATCAACGGAAGACAACACCGCCGTCGCGACTGTAA
- a CDS encoding response regulator, translating to MGEILLVEDEKNIILGVRTCLEAVGYDVHVVEDGEEALDYVNERKPDLILLDLMLPKVDGFEVCRTLKSNEETKDIPIIVLTARTGMEDRQRVAELGAESYMTKPFRPQELWDKIKHYLPDKGEGE from the coding sequence ATGGGTGAAATCCTGTTGGTGGAAGATGAGAAAAATATCATACTGGGTGTTCGTACCTGTCTGGAGGCAGTGGGGTACGATGTGCACGTGGTTGAAGATGGCGAGGAGGCCCTGGATTATGTTAACGAGCGGAAGCCTGATCTGATCTTGCTTGATTTGATGCTTCCCAAGGTGGATGGTTTTGAAGTGTGCCGCACCTTGAAAAGCAATGAAGAAACAAAAGATATTCCGATTATCGTTCTTACGGCCAGAACGGGCATGGAGGACCGTCAAAGGGTGGCGGAATTGGGGGCGGAGTCGTACATGACCAAGCCGTTCCGTCCACAGGAGCTATGGGATAAAATAAAGCATTATCTACCCGACAAGGGGGAGGGGGAGTAG
- a CDS encoding cell wall metabolism sensor histidine kinase WalK: MLNESKDDIHGKAILDILPDPLILTDSKGCIEWLNRKAEKVFHLSRTEVQGTKFNEAIKIYKIANLVEEVLISGEPSGSSYETATIRLEDRNIEYFFKISVNPVFENGKLSGALVLLSDVSRFGELEKIKANFVSIVSHEFRTPLASIAIGVGMLKEGLLGELNEKGRQIVGAIEEDCDRLDNLVNNLLELSRMESGRINIEKEAVDPRELVEEAIRLLALQAEAKKITITADLPSQLPPVEADFNKIIWLLTNLIGNALRYTPEGGNIKIKAKKPSGNRMFISVIDTGCGIPRLYQKKIFKKFVQVKNGEAPAGGSGLGLAICQEVVEAHGGRIWVESVEGQGSTFTFSLPLSAKEKL; this comes from the coding sequence ATGTTAAACGAAAGCAAAGACGATATTCACGGAAAAGCAATACTGGATATTCTACCGGATCCGTTGATTTTGACCGACAGTAAAGGTTGTATTGAATGGCTCAACCGGAAAGCCGAGAAAGTCTTTCATCTTTCACGGACCGAGGTTCAGGGAACAAAATTCAACGAGGCTATCAAAATTTACAAGATAGCGAATCTTGTTGAAGAAGTTTTGATAAGCGGGGAACCTTCCGGAAGCTCGTACGAGACGGCTACAATAAGGTTGGAGGACCGCAACATCGAATATTTCTTCAAAATAAGCGTGAATCCGGTCTTTGAAAATGGGAAACTGTCCGGTGCTCTGGTTCTGCTGTCCGATGTGTCCAGGTTTGGCGAGCTGGAAAAAATCAAAGCCAATTTTGTGAGTATCGTGTCGCATGAATTCAGGACGCCGCTTGCTTCAATTGCCATCGGGGTAGGCATGTTGAAGGAAGGCCTGCTGGGGGAATTGAACGAAAAGGGCCGGCAGATCGTCGGGGCTATCGAGGAAGATTGTGACAGGCTCGACAACCTTGTCAACAACCTGCTGGAACTTTCCAGGATGGAGTCCGGCCGTATCAACATAGAGAAGGAAGCGGTGGACCCGAGGGAACTGGTGGAGGAGGCGATACGTCTGCTGGCTTTACAGGCGGAAGCAAAAAAAATCACCATTACAGCCGACCTGCCTTCGCAGTTGCCCCCTGTCGAGGCGGACTTCAACAAAATAATATGGCTGTTGACAAACTTGATCGGGAATGCTCTCCGTTACACACCGGAAGGGGGTAATATAAAGATAAAAGCCAAAAAACCATCGGGCAACCGTATGTTTATTTCAGTTATAGATACCGGGTGCGGAATACCGAGGCTTTACCAAAAAAAGATTTTCAAGAAATTCGTTCAGGTGAAAAACGGCGAGGCTCCTGCCGGGGGATCGGGGCTCGGGCTTGCTATCTGCCAGGAGGTCGTGGAAGCTCATGGCGGGCGTATCTGGGTGGAAAGCGTTGAAGGACAGGGAAGTACCTTTACTTTTTCATTGCCTTTGAGCGCGAAGGAAAAACTGTAA